AAGGCATCTATGGACAAAATCTCACAATGCTAAGGGCTTGTAAGGGCCTTCAAGGGCATCTCTCCAATGGATGCATTGGAGATAGTCTAAGAAACACATAACTACAAAGTGTTCTTTTTAGTATCTCAAGGCCAATCATATCTGTAGAATATACAACTAGAAGAACCACGTTGACTAAATATACAACCAAATTAACACGTGATATATTTCTAAAAAAATTATCAAATAGATCGTCACAAAATCTTCTAATAAAGAAACTCTTATCAATACTAGATACATGTCATTTTTGCGCAAAACATTCCCACTTTTGCGCCGATTAGACTGACAGCCAAACGCATATGAACACGTATTATAGTTGGTGAAAATTAGCCACTTATGCACCGATTAGACTGACAACCAAATGCATATGGACACGTATTATAGTTGGCGCAAAATTAGCCACTTATGTGCCGATTGAACTGATAACCAAACGCATACAGACACGTATTATAGTTGGCGCAAAATTAGTCACTTATGCGTCACATGGCTCAAATTTTGCTGAGTTACGCGCCTTCTTGCACAACTATTAACACGTGTCTTGTTGCAATCAGTTCCCCTTGTCATTGAAACATGTACAACGATCAAACTGATAATTCCTATTTCGGTAAACACGTTCAGTCAAATATTTATTCTAGTGATTTTCCTCTAAAAGTCAACATAAATTGTTAAGTTCTCTGGAAAACTAAACATGTTAAACAAAGTGCTACTTACAGCATCAGACATAGACTTCCATTTTACACCACCAGCTTTCCCAACCTGTTAATCATTCACAtataaaaacaaaatcaaaacctaAACACATATCAAATCCAACTAAACCTACCAAAACACCTAATAACTCAATCTCCTAAAGCGAAAAccaaaaacaaaagcagaaaatcACTTACAGCAGCAACAGACTTATTATCAGGATGCTCCTCTTTAAACTGCTTCCTAAACTCCTCCCTTCACAaatcaaacataaacaacatcctcaaaccctaatcaccaacaaaaactaaacaaaaacaacaaaatcacaACAAATACTTACATAAACACGAAGAAAGCGCTAGCAGGCCTCTTAGGCTTGTTAGGATCCTTATTAGCTTTCCCCTTAGCTCCAGTTTTCTTCACAGTCAACCTAAACCACAACATATCATCACTAAGCTACTAACAAGtttcaaaatcacaatcgaacaatAAAAACCTAAACAGATCTCACAAATTTACGGAAAATTAAACATATAAACCCTAACGAAAAGTATGTAAGAGATAAAACCGTACTTAGCATCGGTTTTTGTTCCAGCACCGGTTGATTTGCCTCCTTTCATGATTTAATCCTGCAAAATTGAACAGAAAACAGCGAGTTAGGGCAAAATTGGGGACAAAATTGGTGTAAGAGAGCGAAATTAGATCGGAATTTTGATGAAAAGGGGGAAACATACGCAGTTAGTGAGAGATTTAGGGTTTGAATCGTTTATGGAGATGAGAAATGAGGTTTGAAGTGGTTTTATAAGGCTATAACCCTTGGTGGGAAATGGGAATATTATTTGGGCGGGAGATTTTTTTCTTACAAAAGGGCTTGTGAATTGTTATCATGTCTTGTTCATGAGCTTGGGCCCATTTTTTTGTATGTATATTCGTTTTACTTTTATGGTGAAATGGGACTATGAGGGGTTTTCATGTTTGACTGAATGGTGTTTGGTGTTGCTTAAGACAATGTATAGTGGGGTCGTGTTATCAGTCACGTCAGTTTAACGGACGTTAAATATCATGTTGTGGGCGTCATGAACTCTCTCGTGACTGTGGTAAGGTTACTCGGGCCACTTAGAATTTTTTTAAGCGGGTAATGACTACACGGCTGCCAATCCGTCTGGTAGGGAGTTGGGTAAGCAAAAGCCGATGAGGGTTGTTGAtcttaggttttttttttggcaaaattAAGCACAAGGATTTGTTGATTTTGGGGGTTTATGGATTTTTGGTGGTGGAATTAAACATTTAAACACAAGGCTTTGATGTATTGGGGGAAAATTATTTTTGGGTGGTGGAGTTAAATATAGATTGGTACTTGGTAATGAAGAAGATGGTATTTTTGTTCTTCCCTTGCATTTTTATCACCATGTTCaatagaaataataataataataataataataataataataataataataaatttatttttattaagtcatatttttatatttttaaattaaaattattaatttattattaaacaaaagaaGATGATTGTTTAGGGTAATTGATGTTGGGTGACGTGGTGGGTAATGATTAGAGGATATTAGGGTACGAATGGCAAGTGGCCCTTCCCCTTAACGAGCGCAAGAGGGAGGTTCAAAAGTTTGTGTGTGGATTATGGATCTCATTGATTAGCCAATGAAAAGCCTTTATTTAGAGAGGCACCATTTTCATTACACTTTGTCTAGTAGATTTGTAAAATCTATTGGTTAAAGCGTTCAATATAGGGGTTCGAACTCAAACCTATCTAAATGAAACCGTTCAATATCATATGGAGTTACATATTTGGTTTCGGTTTTATACCCAATAGAATAATGTAAACAATTTCGGTTCTGGGAAACTCAATTAAGTTAAAACCGACGAACTTGAATTACGTTTTGCTATACGCTCAATTTCTTGAAACCGAAACTAGGGAGCCTAAATTACATTTTGAAACTTTTTTCACTTTGGTTTTGGATTTCagataaaaaaattgaaaaaaaacaaAACTCAAACCATGAAAATTCCTAGTTATTAATATATGATAAAAAAGAAAGGGAATGAACAGTGATTCACTTTCTTTTTCATTATATATTAATTTAGAATGGAATACATCATTAAGactttcttttttattatatattaatttAGAATGGAATACATCATTAAGAGAttagcaaatggtatcgggtattgGTACTGATCTTAAATTTATCAAatcggtgtattttcggtaccggttctgcacagttattcacc
This genomic stretch from Helianthus annuus cultivar XRQ/B chromosome 8, HanXRQr2.0-SUNRISE, whole genome shotgun sequence harbors:
- the LOC110899705 gene encoding HMG1/2-like protein, producing MKGGKSTGAGTKTDAKLTVKKTGAKGKANKDPNKPKRPASAFFVFMEEFRKQFKEEHPDNKSVAAVGKAGGVKWKSMSDADKAPYVAKAEKRKAEYEKNMTAYNKKQAAGGTDEDDASDKSKSEVNEGEDSDDEEDDE